The genomic stretch TATCAACTTCGGAGCTATCGGGTTATCGCAAACTAGCTTCAGGAAAGAATAATCCAACATAGGTTCGCTTCCACCACTCACCAGTTTTAGCAAGCTCGCTCAAGTTGGTGAACTGGTAATCGTAGAGAGAAGCACGCACGAATTTCGGAGGCTTTCCGTTGAATGGTTCAGACAACAGAAGTGCCCTCACATCAGGCGAATTTTGCAACAAGCGAAATACAAAATGAGCGAACCAGGGACTATCACGGCGTGTTCCCAGGGCTGCAAACCACATTTGCCAATCGAGTCTCGGCTGGTACGGTGCTACCCATGGTGGCGCGCGATGAACATCACCCGGTTTGAATATAAATTCGTAGGGCATCCAGTTAGTGCCGTCTTGACTGGCCTCAACAACTATTTCTTTTCGGGACGTAGTCATCACTGCAAACAATCCGTACCCATTAGATATATACCAGGGTGAAAGAACATAAGAAAAGAACTTGATCGGTTCCGGAGCAAAACTCAGGTTGTGACCAATAGTCAACGTAGCGATCAATGTCACCAGAACAGTCGATCTTGCTTTATCCCAGAAGCCGCCACGTCGAGGAGCAGCCCTGGCAATGAGAGAGCGAAATAATCCGCTCAGCGGTGCCAGTTTGATCTTCTCTAGTAATGCATCATCGAGCAAAAGCAGGCAAAGCAAAATTGTAAGCCAATTAAAGAAAGTGTAGTTTCCCGTAACCAAGATCAGCACTTGCAAAAGTATCATCGAGAATGCTGCAATCAGGCGCAGTTTGCCAGGCACAAAGATAAAAAAGGGTAGGACCAGTTCAATGAAAAACATGATCGCCACGCAGAATTTCTGATACCAGTCCGGCAGTTGAGCGGCAAGCCATCCAAGCGGCGTCGGCAGGGGCTGTGTCCAATAGTGGTAGTGCAGGGCGCTCAAGTCATGCCAGGTAATATCGCCGCTGAGAAGTTTGACAGCACCTGAAGACAACATCAATTTAAAGAGTAAGAAGCGCAGAAGCCACAACACAAGCGGCGAGGGCTCAGGAAATTCAGCTGTCGGATTTTCCTTCTTTAACGGCAGATCAACGAGCTTGTAGTGCGAGAAGAAGATGGAGAGAAATCCCGTTTCCAACAGAAGCACGTCCCACTGAAAACTCATAAAGTCACCGCCGACGGTGACAATCGATAAATACATAAGCCATAAAAAAACGAGAAGCGGACCGGTGCAAACACCGACCATCACAAACAATGAAAAAACAATGCCGCTGCCTGCCAGCAGTCGTATTGCCGCATCTGAACAGTTAAACCAGAACAGAGTCGGACAGGATAAGAACGGCACGGCACCGAGACTATCACGTGCATCTTTGAGAAACAGGTGAGCCGGCAAGATGCCGTGTTCGCCAATCAACCCAGCTGCTTGTACAAAGAAGGATGCAAAGGCGACGAAATAGATGAACCCAAGCCCCCGCAGGAACAACCATCGAACCAATATATGCGTTGGAGGTGCTTTCCTGGCTGACGATTCCAACAATTTCGTCATCACCAAACGCCCCCTGAGAGAACTGGGAATTAGACGCCCGCAA from Candidatus Melainabacteria bacterium encodes the following:
- a CDS encoding lipase maturation factor family protein produces the protein MTKLLESSARKAPPTHILVRWLFLRGLGFIYFVAFASFFVQAAGLIGEHGILPAHLFLKDARDSLGAVPFLSCPTLFWFNCSDAAIRLLAGSGIVFSLFVMVGVCTGPLLVFLWLMYLSIVTVGGDFMSFQWDVLLLETGFLSIFFSHYKLVDLPLKKENPTAEFPEPSPLVLWLLRFLLFKLMLSSGAVKLLSGDITWHDLSALHYHYWTQPLPTPLGWLAAQLPDWYQKFCVAIMFFIELVLPFFIFVPGKLRLIAAFSMILLQVLILVTGNYTFFNWLTILLCLLLLDDALLEKIKLAPLSGLFRSLIARAAPRRGGFWDKARSTVLVTLIATLTIGHNLSFAPEPIKFFSYVLSPWYISNGYGLFAVMTTSRKEIVVEASQDGTNWMPYEFIFKPGDVHRAPPWVAPYQPRLDWQMWFAALGTRRDSPWFAHFVFRLLQNSPDVRALLLSEPFNGKPPKFVRASLYDYQFTNLSELAKTGEWWKRTYVGLFFPEASLR